Sequence from the Aspergillus nidulans FGSC A4 chromosome III genome:
TGAACAGGTGAGAAATAAATCTACTATATTTGAGCTGGCTACTTTAGCTTACAAAATTGACTTGTAGATATGGCGGCGAATCACCCAATCCATATCCATCCTGCTCGACCTTTTTACCGCTTCGCGGCGACTGCCCTGGGCGCGAGCATGTGGTTTTTCGTAAGTTGCAGTGTTATTATTAAACGCCAccatcaatgccaatgctgatGTGTCTCTATCGTGTATAGCTGATGTATCGGGCTAAGAAGGACGGGCCTGCTTTGCTTGGTTGGAAGCACCCGTGGGATCATTGAGCGCTTGGTACCAACATTGATTGCACCGCCGATTATCACAATACCACAGACGTTAGGTAATAGAATGGACATGTATCAATAGCTTGTCTTATCTTCTATGTGAAAACAGCGGGTATAATACAGCGGAACCAGGGTCTATCTACTCATATCCTCAAGCAGCGTTTTATATTGACGGCGCTGTTTTTGATGGCCTGGCCGCATAAGTACCTGTAAGCGTCCGATAATACGAGCAAGTTGAGGGAATAGCTTCCGTTCTGCTAGCCATGCGAACAAGAAACTCCCAAGAACGAGACCAAGTAGCCAGGTAGCAAAGGCGTCAGACAAATAGGTCAATTGCATGACCTGCTTTATCCATGTCGATGGCCTGAAGAGCATGTAGCCTGAAAACGTCAAGTCGGCGACTATGACGGTAAGAAAAGGCACTGTCAAATGTTAGTAGATTATAGGGTAGCAGTATAAGTAGATTACCGTTTGTTCTCATTGACTTCCGGAACGGCCGTCCCACGCTCAAAACGATACTGGCTAGTATATACTGGAAGCTGGATGTCAAGAAAAGAACAGTGTTTTCGGAGTTCTCAATGTtatcttctccaagctctATATTGGGAGCCCTGAACCTGCAAACTGTCAGATTTAAATACATCATTGTGTGGAGTGTGCAGTTACCAAGGTTGCGACTGGACCGACTTATATGCAAGAAATTGAACGAACACAACTATCACGATCTGACCGAGTAACGGAGTTAAGACCTTTCGAGAGACAAGATCTGCAGTTGGTCGCTTCCGCGAGAGAATATCACAGGGGCCGGTCCATCCCACTTGGAGAACAATTATTAGTACCTTGTCTCATGAGTAGTATGAGGTATAACTCACTAAAAATAGCGATCGGCAGTATAAGCGTAAGGTCAATGAACAGAAACTGTAGGAAAAATCAGCGACGCTCGTAATACATTGAGAATGAACGCACCTGGAAGTCTCCCAGGTTAGAAGCATTGGTGTACAGAAAGCTGACTGTTGCAAACTGAATTGCCGAATACAAGCTCATATACTTGAAACAGCAGAAACTGGTGACCAACGAGCCCCGACCCTCTCTATACTAGAATTAGCTGGCCATCCAAAATTTGCTGGTCATACGAACCTAATCAGTGTCGGTACGCAGGAGACATCGAACTGACGGCTGGTGAAGGGTGCAGCAACAGAGGCCTCGGCTTCGGACAAGGATATGCCCACATCGGCAGCTTTCAGTGCTCCGCAATCATTAGCACCATCACCGCAGAAGCCACAGCAGTAATCGAGTGATTGTAGCTTTTCAACAAGTTCATGCTTCTCGTCTGGAGACATTCTTGCGAACACATTTCCACGGACGAGCATCTGTATTCGTTAGTTGAAGCTGATATACATGCTCCTGGGTTTTATATATGCGCTCACCCGTTTCGCAACAATTTCATCCTCATAATCCAAAACCCACCTAAAGACGTCACCGCTGATTGCAAGCGAGTAATTAAGAGCATTACAAGCAATTCCAGGTACAGACAGGTCCACTTCGCCGCGGTCAAACGAGGGCTATTTACTGTCAGCTCCTTTTATTTCGCTAATCAGGCGAAACAAGCAAACCATCAACGTCCGTGGGTCTAACTGTAGGTCTGGATTGTCAACACACTCCCAGGATAGGAGCTGCAACTGTTGGGGACCTGCTCGAATTAATACAGATAAGAGCAAAAGGGCAAGAGATACTACCCTCTATAAATCGCGGTATAAAACATGGTTCATCGGCGCCCAAGATCCCACATTCTCTGGCCACACTTATTGCTGTTAGGATATTATCGCCAGTACACATGATGTTTCGAATGTTTGCCTGTTTCAGCTCCGAGATTGTGTCCGCAGACTTGGGCTTCAGTTTATTCTCAAAAATTATGAAGCCGATGAACTCGAGGTTAGACTCCGCATCTGTACGTGTCATTTTCTGGATTCTCATCCAACTTAACCTTCGCTCATATCGAGCCGCGCAAGCAATAACACGATAGCCACTGTGCGTATACTGGCTTAGGATCTCCTCGAAATCCGACGGTACTGTGCAGACTGGTTAGTACAGTACAAGCTGGTCACGGGGAAAACCGACAGCTTTCTGGCGAACATATATCTTTCACGCTTTCCGGTGCGCCCTTGACAAAAATGGTAGCCCCGCTGTCGCCAAACTGTCTTACGATAACACTTGCGCGGCGAAGCTGAGAAACAAATTCAAAGCTGCGTAGCACACCAAGCTCCACGGTTCCCTAGGAATTCAGCAATCCGCAGTATAACTAAGCCGGGGTTCTTACATTCATAGCATCCAAAGCATCACAGTTTACGTGTGTGTAATTGGGTGGACGGGCAATGGATGGAACTATCGTTTCGTGTTCGAGGTTTCGATGGTCAGGCGTCTGATCTCTACCTTCCTGGAAGGACCACCC
This genomic interval carries:
- a CDS encoding uncharacterized protein (transcript_id=CADANIAT00006184) codes for the protein MAANHPIHIHPARPFYRFAATALGASMWFFLMYRAKKDGPALLGWKHPWDH